The DNA window GTGGTGGTCCAGGCTATCCCCAAAGGCTAGTGTGGCGGTCTAGGATATCCCCAAAGGCTGGTCTGGTGGTCTAGGCTATCCCCAAAGGCTGGTGTGGCGGTCTAGGCTATCCCCAAAGGCTGGTCTGGTGGTCTAGGCTATCCCCAAAGGCTGGTGTGGTGGTCTAGGCTATCCCCAAAGGCTGGTAAGGCGGTCTAGGCTATCCCCAAAGGCTGGTGTGGTGGTCAAGGATATCCCCAAAGGCTGGTGTGGTGGTCCAGGCTATCCCCAAAGGCTAGTGTGGCGGTCTAGGATATCCCCAAAGGCTGGTGTGGCGGTCTAGGCTATCCCCAAAGGCTGGTGTGGCGGTCTAGGCTATCCCCAAAGGCTGGTCTGGTGGTCTAGGATATCCCCAAAGGCTGGTGTGGTGGTCTAGGCTATCCCCAAAGGCTGGTATGGCGGTCTAGGCTATCCCCAAAGGCTGGTGTGGTGGTCTAGGATATCCCCAAAGGCTGGTGTGGTGGTcatcctataatcccagaactcagagggtgaaacaggaagatcacaaattccagtccaacctgggctacacattgaGATCCTGTAACAAAATTAACATCTCCCTCCCTGCAAACAAATCAGCCATGCTGGCCTCTCCCCCCGACTCCATATGCCTCCTCAGACACATACCCCAGCCCCCAAACTTGAGAAAACAGAGAGCAGGGGAAGCAGAGGGTCAAAGGCAGAGCCCCTGGTTTATTCATCCTGCTGACCAGCTTGTACTCTGGGCAAGATCCggggccacctgcccagagggTCTTCCCTGGCCTGGGTCCTACCCCAAAAAGGCACTGTATAACAGGTGAGAGGGTGACGGAGCCTCAGCAATAGCTGCAAACACTGTGCCCCAGTGAAGAAGCCTGAAGGAGCAGGAATGGGGAGTGGGAGTCACCCCATGAGTTTGGAGTGCCACCCTGGCCGCTGAGCATGTTAGCAGCACTGACTGGAGGAATACCACGCTCTACTCAGAGCAGGACCACGTCAGGGTGGCTAGGGCCTCACTTGTCAAAGTGGTCCAGGGGGTAATGCTCCCCGTAGGTCTGCAGATGTCGTGCCAGTGACTCCTGTTGTCTGCGGAGCTGGGCAGGCATCTCCTGGTACACGTCAGAGAACAGCAGGTTTGGGTTGGGCTTTAGCTTCCGCTCGGCCTGTTCAAAGGCTTccatcacctgggagacacagaAGGGTAAGAAGTGGCTGTCcccttctccctgccctcctccaagGTCCAACCATTCCCCTTTGAGGCCTCAGCCTAGGATTAGCTAACTCTCCAGAAGCCCAGTTCTGGACTGCAAGGACCTGGAACTACAATGGAGGGAACAGGAGTAGAGGCTCAgggtgcagagacaggaaggactcCTCCTCAGGATGATGCAGTCAGGGCTGAGCCAGTACCCACAGTGCAGCCTGCGGCTAGACCATCCTGCCCTTAGCCCACAAAGGATGGACACTAGCTCCGGCTACAGCTCAGGCGAGGCTCCCCCACGTCACAAAGACTGAGTTATGAAGCAAATACCCCGGGAACTTAGAGATGAGCCCTGGGTTCTGAAGACTCACTAAGGCCATACGGTCCAGGCAGCTTGGCTCCAGGGGCCATTTATGGGGACTAGTTTGCCTGGGTCAATGCGAGCACCCAGGTCCTGCACTCCCATTCTCCCCGAGTTCTCCCTGTGCAGGAGCCAGTGGAGCACACAACTAGGGGCTCCAGGGGGGGCCTCACCTTCTTTCGTGACTGCTTTCGCCAGgccttctcctgctcctcatcccACCAGCCCTGGTTCAGCAGATACTGCCTCAGCCTCGAGATCGGGTGGTCCTGCTTGTCCCAGTAATTGACCTCGTCCACTGAACGGTATGCTGAGCTGTCGTCACTGGTACTGTGGTGTCCAATCCTGCTCAGAGGAGGAGACATGAATCAGCTGGGAGTGGGGCCAGAAAAGAACAGAGCAGTGATGTAAAGCAAGGAATGGAACGCAATACGGGGTGACGAGGCAGTGTTCGGGGGCACTGACAGAGGGCTTgtcagagctgcgggctgcaggGATGAAGTGAGACAGGCAGGCACCTGTAGGTCATGGCCTCAATGAGGAAGGGCTGGTTCTCAGCCACAGCCCGCCGCCGGGCCTCCCTAGTGGCATTGTACACTGCAAACACGTCGTTGCCGTCCACACGGATTGACAGGATGCCATACCCAGGGCCCCGAGCCGCTGCAGGGACAAAGAGGGTTCCAGTCAGGActcaggaagagggaaggagaacgAAGCGTGCCCCATTAACTGCCTCCTGTACCCTCTCCATCAGACACCACAGGAAGAGAACAGGAGGAAAGCGGGTGGGAGCAGGGCCCTTACCGATGCCGTCCCCACGGTACTGCTCAGAGGTTGGTGTGGAAATGGCATAGCCATTGTTCCGGCAGAAGAAGATGATAGGACATTCCAAGGTGGCTGCAAAGTTGAAGCCGGCATGGGCATCCCCTTCACTGGCTGCCCCCTCGCCAAAGTAGCAGATCACAATCCGGCTGGCATTGGCCCGCTTGGCAGCATAGGCTGCCCCCACCGCTGCATGGAAACATGGATGAGAGGACACAAATAGGAATGAGcagccacacaaagatgcactCGCGCACACACGCAGCCACACAACCTTAGGCTTGGGAAAGTTGTCACCAGATACCAAGGGCCTGCCCACCACAGCCTTCTCCCTCTCCGCTGACTAGAGTACCATCCTTCCATTTGCACAGGGCAAAATGTGCATCACCCCCGACTCCCATCTGCCATGCTTGCATCTCCCCCACCTTcaaagggacaggcagatctgGACCTTGCCCACCAAAGCCAGGTACCAGCACCTCATATCCTAGTTACtaagcagcccactgctccttgaTCTGTCATCCAAAGGAAGCTGAGGGCCTCTTATAGTGTGAGTCTGGCAGACTCTTGCCTAACTCTGGGCTCTCATGCCACTACGGGCCAAAGTCCCTGCAATAAGCAAAGGCCACTAGGCCCCAACTGTTCTGTATCCCCTCCTTTAAGCCCCCTGGTCTGGTCATAACTAAACACATGACTGCCTCCAGGAACCCACACAGCTCCTTCCACACTGCTTCTAGTCTATCATTAAATCACTATGGTGCCTCTGCCACTGCCCCAGCTGACACTGCTCTGTCCTGGCTTTCCTGTCACCTATATGAAGCACTCTAGGTACTGCCTCTTCACTCTCTTCTACCGTTCTCCAACCCAACATTAGCATCAACAGGGCTGCCATTTGTCTCTCTTGTTCAGAAAGCCTAGGGTGACACTTGGCACATGGTGGCCATTCCCTATATCTGCTGACTGAGGGACTCCAGGGAGCCATAATAGAAAATAAGGCCAGTTCAGAGAGGGCCCTGCCACCCACCTCTCCCAGGAGGCCTGCGGACTCACAAGCCACACAGCTACTATGACACACACCTCCCAGACTCTGGGCCCAGGGGGCCACCAAAAAAGCTAATCCTCCGTCTGTGTGTTGTATGGGCACAGGCCGGGCATCCTAGCAGTCTCTGTAGTATGCCAGAAGCCTCAGGACACCTACCGCATGCTCTGGGGAATCTAGCTGGCTCTGAGAACCTAGGTTAGCCAGGGCAGGGTAGAGCTTGGGCTCTGTAGTCATAAGAACCCATGAGTGagttcctgccctcctccctacCGCAAGACCCTAGCAAGCCACTTCCTTCTTCACCTTCAATTTCCTGTTCTTTGTAACAGCCATAATAATCCATGCTAGCATATACCCCACAGCAATTGAGTGTCATGAGACAATCTGAGTGTGACAATGAGGTTCCTGGTCCTGCTGGCTTGGAGAGGAGGAGGATCAGATGGAATGGCCCGAGTCTGGGAAGTCCAGTGTAGCCATGATGACTTAGGGCTGCTGAATGGGATGGGACACCATGGAGCCCTCCTCTGAGAGGTTCCTGGAAAGCCCTTGACAAAGGCTAGGCTCTAATGACAGCACCCATCTAGTAGGCTAGCAAAGGCCTGGACCCGCACAGAGAGGTATGTCATAGGTATTGCATGGATGGGCATATGTCCTCACCCTGAGGGATCTGTGTGGCTAGTGGAGAGGAGATGGTGACGAAGTGGCGCTCCTTGCAGCCATAGTGAACGGGCATCTGGCGCCCCTTGCCTGGGTCACTCACGTTGCCATAGCACTGGGCCATGAACAGCTCCAGAGGGTAGTCCCGGTACATGAGCACACCTGGAAGGAGGAGGCAGCTATGAGCCTGTTAGCAGTGTACTGGAAGAGTGTAAGACCCACCCTGTGGGCAGCCGGGAACCAGCCAGAACCTGCCCAGACCTTCCTACCTAGATCAAAGTGGCAGGTCAGGGTGCTAAGACAGCCTGTGAGCCCAGCcctgagactgaggcaggaggattgcaagccTGAGGCTGGCCTAGGCTAAGTAGGTAACAAGATAATGTCTTGAATTAAACAAACAATAATTAAGACCCAGACTGTAGCAGGTAGGCAAACTCAGGGGCTCACAAAGACAGACAGGGGCCACTGATACAGGCTATCTCAGGAGAGACTTAGGTTTGGCCCAGAAAACTCCTCTTGGTAACTGTCAGTAGGGGTAAATGGTTCAGTACATTAGCATCTCCCGACGCTCATCCTTGAATGGGTATAACTGAATTTTTCATATGACAGAGCTACACTGCAAAAAAAATGGCAGGCAAAGTCTTTCTTTTGGCATTtttaggttgttttttgttttttgtttttgagatagggtctctctgtatagtaCTAgatgtcctagaatttgctcgtagaccaggctggcctcaaactcacagagatccgcctgcctctgcctcccgagtgctgggattaaaggcatgcaccaccatgcaccACCcagccttttttcctttttttaaataactcactggccaggcatggtggtgcacgcctttaatcccagcacacaggaggcagaggcaggtagatctcagagagttcaaagccagcctggtctacacactgacATGCtgtttcaataaatataaaaactaactCACTGAATCCCTACATGCTGATCCCTGCTCAGAGATACAGGGTGCCTGCCATCTGTGAAGTCTGGAGtatagccccagcccctggcatccatcccagccctggcctgggagtATACTGTTCTAGACTCCAAATCCCAGAATGCCAAGTCCTGACCCCCATCCCCCCCGGGGGAGAGTCAGGATCACTCCGAAAGGGTATTTAACTGGGCTCCCAGAGGACAAACACGTGGTTCcgggtttgcatgtgctccccaCTTTCCTGTCTCCCACCATGTACTCGGCAACCCGAGAGCATtatgtttaataaaacaatggatattttaatttggtttgatctgacctaattggatttttttGCGCCGGCAAAGCTGCCCCTCTTAGGATTTTCTTCCTAACACCATCCACTGACACAACACTGATGGAGGGAAAGTGGCTCTCGTTCCCTTGGTGGCCCTCagcccctcccttttccttcttttttacaCTGCTAGACATGGAACCCACCCCAGG is part of the Arvicola amphibius chromosome 8, mArvAmp1.2, whole genome shotgun sequence genome and encodes:
- the Bckdha gene encoding 2-oxoisovalerate dehydrogenase subunit alpha, mitochondrial — its product is MAVAMCMAKIWRPSGGLGQAALLLLRWPGARGLARFHPSRQQQQFPSLDDKPQFPGASAEFVDKLEFIQPNVISGIPIYRVMDRQGQIINPSEDPHLPQEEVLKLYRSMTLLNTMDRILYESQRQGRISFYMTNYGEEGTHVGSAAALDHTDLVFGQYREAGVLMYRDYPLELFMAQCYGNVSDPGKGRQMPVHYGCKERHFVTISSPLATQIPQAVGAAYAAKRANASRIVICYFGEGAASEGDAHAGFNFAATLECPIIFFCRNNGYAISTPTSEQYRGDGIAARGPGYGILSIRVDGNDVFAVYNATREARRRAVAENQPFLIEAMTYRIGHHSTSDDSSAYRSVDEVNYWDKQDHPISRLRQYLLNQGWWDEEQEKAWRKQSRKKVMEAFEQAERKLKPNPNLLFSDVYQEMPAQLRRQQESLARHLQTYGEHYPLDHFDK